From Amycolatopsis cihanbeyliensis, a single genomic window includes:
- a CDS encoding DUF397 domain-containing protein, which translates to MSDDLAWRKSSYTGGGSGGNDNCIEIATTAHLAHVRDTKDRNGGLLPVSHGAFQAFLATLKDQDA; encoded by the coding sequence ATGAGCGACGATTTGGCGTGGCGCAAGAGCAGCTATACCGGCGGAGGCTCGGGCGGAAATGACAACTGCATCGAGATCGCCACGACCGCACATTTAGCGCATGTCCGCGATACTAAAGACCGAAACGGCGGACTGTTGCCTGTAAGTCATGGCGCGTTCCAGGCGTTCTTGGCAACGCTGAAGGATCAAGACGCCTGA